TCGCCGCGGTGCTGCCGTACCCGGAGGTCATGGACTACCGCGTCGTCACGACCTATCCCGGCGGCCAGACCATCGTCAGCGCCGACGGCTACCGCTTCCTGCCCACGCTCGGCGAACTCGACCTGCACCTGATCGGCGAAGGCCGCCACGAACGCTTGTGGGAGGTGCTCGGCGCCCACCCGCGCCGCTACACCACCCTCGACGGCGAGGTGACGGGCACGTCGTTCGCGGTATGGGCGCCGAACGCACGCGGCGTCACCGTCATCGGCGACTTCGACGGCTGGAGCGGCAACACCGCGCCGATGCGCACCTTGGGATCCTCCGGAATCTGGGAAGTCTTCGTCCCGGGTGTCGGGCCCGGGACCAAGTACAAGTACCGGGTGCACGGCGCCGACGGACGGACCGTCGACCACGCCGACCCGCTCGCCTTCGCCACCGAACAACCTCCGGCGACCGCATCGGTGGTCGCCGAGAGCCACCACGCGTGGCACGACCACGCCTGGCTCGAGCAGCGCGCCGCCACCGACCCCACCCGCGCGCCGATGAGTGTCTACGAGGTGCATCTCGGGTCGTGGCGGCCCGGACTCGGCTATCGCGAGCTGGCCGACCAGCTCGCGGAGTACGTAGCGGCGACCGGATACACCCACATCGAATTGCTTCCCATCGCCGAACATCCGTTCGGCGGCTCATGGGGTTACCAGGTCACCTCCTACTACGCGCCGACGGCACGCTTCGGGTCCCCCGACGACTTCCGCGCGTTCGTCGACCGGATGCACGCGGCGGGCATCGGCGTCCTGCTGGACTGGGTCCCCGCCCACTTCCCGCGCGACGAGTGGGCGCTGGCCCGTTTCGACGGCACCCCGCTCTACGAGCACGCCGACCCTCGCCGGGGCGAGCAACTCGACTGGGGCACTTACGTGTTCGACTTCGGCAGGCCCGAGGTGCGCAACTTCCTCATCGCCAACGCTCGCTACTGGATCGAGGAATTCCACGTCGACGGTCTGCGCGTCGACGCCGTCGCCTCCATGCTCTACCTCGACTACTCCCGCGGCGAAGGCCAGTGGGAGCCGAACGTGCACGGCGGGCGGGAGAATCTGGAGGCCGTCGACTTCCTACAGGAACTCAACGAGACCCTGCATCGGCAGCACCCCGGCGTCGTGACGATCGCCGAGGAGTCCACCACCTGGCCCGGCGTCACCCGCGGCACCGACGTGGGCGGTCTCGGTTTCACCATGAAATGGAACATGGGCTGGATGCACGACACCCTCGGGTTCCTCGGACGCGATCCGGTGCACCGCTCCTGGCACCACAACGAGATCACCTTCTCGCTGGTGTACGCCTGGAGCGAGAACTACGTGCTGCCGATCAGCCATGACGAGGTCGTGCACGGCAAAGGCACACTGTGGACCAGGATGCCGGGCGACGATTTCGCCAAAGCCGCCGGCGTGCGGGCGCTGCTGGCCTACATGTGGGCCCACCCGGGCAAACAGCTCCTGTTCATGGGCCAGGATTTCGGCCAATTCCGGGAGTGGTCGCACGATCGCGGCCTGGACTGGCACGAACGGGACAATCCGCTGCACCAGGGCATCACCACACTCGTGCGGGACATGAACGCCGTCTACCGCGCCCATCCCGCCCTGTGGAGCCGGGACACCACCCCGGGCGGCTACGCCTGGATCGAGGCCGACGACCGCACCAACAACGTGCTGGCGTTCCTGCGCTA
Above is a genomic segment from Nocardia sputorum containing:
- the glgB gene encoding 1,4-alpha-glucan branching protein GlgB codes for the protein MKRRDLMLLAAGTHTDPHTVLGAHPHPDGTAVRVLRPHAETVSVRVGGVDHALKSVGHGVFAAVLPYPEVMDYRVVTTYPGGQTIVSADGYRFLPTLGELDLHLIGEGRHERLWEVLGAHPRRYTTLDGEVTGTSFAVWAPNARGVTVIGDFDGWSGNTAPMRTLGSSGIWEVFVPGVGPGTKYKYRVHGADGRTVDHADPLAFATEQPPATASVVAESHHAWHDHAWLEQRAATDPTRAPMSVYEVHLGSWRPGLGYRELADQLAEYVAATGYTHIELLPIAEHPFGGSWGYQVTSYYAPTARFGSPDDFRAFVDRMHAAGIGVLLDWVPAHFPRDEWALARFDGTPLYEHADPRRGEQLDWGTYVFDFGRPEVRNFLIANARYWIEEFHVDGLRVDAVASMLYLDYSRGEGQWEPNVHGGRENLEAVDFLQELNETLHRQHPGVVTIAEESTTWPGVTRGTDVGGLGFTMKWNMGWMHDTLGFLGRDPVHRSWHHNEITFSLVYAWSENYVLPISHDEVVHGKGTLWTRMPGDDFAKAAGVRALLAYMWAHPGKQLLFMGQDFGQFREWSHDRGLDWHERDNPLHQGITTLVRDMNAVYRAHPALWSRDTTPGGYAWIEADDRTNNVLAFLRYGSDGSVVACVYNFSGSTHDAYRVGLPHPGRWLEILNTDAADYGGSGLGNLGEVLATDEPWHDRPASAAVTLAPHAAVWLRHR